GAAGCAATGAAGTTCAACTTGGTATGGCGATGAGCGATGTAGCTTTTAAGGCTTATCATGGACAGGTGCAATTCGAGAATGACAAACAACCTATATTAGCATTGTTTTCTATGTATCCAGCTCTTCAGCATTTCATTAGCATTGATCCAGAAATTAAATCGGTTAGTGATTTAAAAGGCAAGAAAGTTTCTGTGGATGCTCCTGGAAGTGGATGTGAAACAATGGCCAGATTAATTATAGAAGCTGCCGGTTTGTCTTATGATGACATGCAAGTAAGTTATTATTCCCAACCAGAAGCAGCTCAAGCCATGAAGGACATGAATATTGATGCCCTTTTCTATAATTTTGCCTATCCTGGGGCATCAGTTCAAGAAATAACTGCAGTTCGGGATGTCTATTTTGTGCCTATAGATGATGATATTATAGAGAAATTATCGGCTGAATACGGTTATTATATGAGAGGAGCCTTTCCTCCTGGAGTTTATAAAGGACAGGATATGGAAGTTCCTTCAATCCAGGTAGGTAATGATGTAGTTGTTAATGCGAACATTGATGATGAAATTGCATATCAATTGACAAAAGCATTGTTTGAAAATGCTGAAGACTTGCATGATGTGCACCCTGCAGCTCATCAGTTTGTAGCGGAAAATGGTGTAAAAACGTCTATTCCTCTCCATCCCGGTGCTGCCAGATACTTTGAAGAGATAGGTTTGGGAGAATTTGTACGTAAATAAGCATGATAAAAGAGTCAGGGAAAAAGTGATTTTCCTGACTCTTCTTTTTTTATTTCTTTTATGCTTTTTATGGGTAAGCATAATAATACATGCCAGCCCTCAGGGGGTACATTATTTTCTAAAGATTATCAAAAGGGATAATCAGGTATCTTTGTTATCAATAGAAGTATGTTATGATGAAATTTTTTACCTTGTATTTACCAATTCCCGAGATTTGAATCCAATTATTGACGTATTTCAGGTAGGAGAAAAGGGCTATTTTTATCTTCTAGAGGAAAGGTATCCCTGGTATGGAGTAGGTCAGGAATATCATCAATCAAAAGATATCTTTTTTGAAGATGGTATGGTAGTTGTTAGATTAAATAAAGAGATGAAAATATTACCGTTAAGAGTTGCCTATACTGTAGAACAGATATTAAAAGTAAATAATAAGCAATACTGGCTTAATAGTTTAGC
This portion of the Atribacterota bacterium genome encodes:
- a CDS encoding TAXI family TRAP transporter solute-binding subunit, which translates into the protein MRKLGCFLLTIFLLLLVFNGIGSATEFLTFGTGSPGGVYYLLGGAMADFWTRLLDVDVTAESTAASVENCRLTGSNEVQLGMAMSDVAFKAYHGQVQFENDKQPILALFSMYPALQHFISIDPEIKSVSDLKGKKVSVDAPGSGCETMARLIIEAAGLSYDDMQVSYYSQPEAAQAMKDMNIDALFYNFAYPGASVQEITAVRDVYFVPIDDDIIEKLSAEYGYYMRGAFPPGVYKGQDMEVPSIQVGNDVVVNANIDDEIAYQLTKALFENAEDLHDVHPAAHQFVAENGVKTSIPLHPGAARYFEEIGLGEFVRK
- a CDS encoding DUF1850 domain-containing protein — translated: MYVNKHDKRVREKVIFLTLLFLFLLCFLWVSIIIHASPQGVHYFLKIIKRDNQVSLLSIEVCYDEIFYLVFTNSRDLNPIIDVFQVGEKGYFYLLEERYPWYGVGQEYHQSKDIFFEDGMVVVRLNKEMKILPLRVAYTVEQILKVNNKQYWLNSLAKSGEAIDLLVEVKGGQGNSE